From the Micromonospora echinofusca genome, the window GCCGGCTTGGGGCGCAGGCCCTGGGCGTCGGGGTCGCCGTGGGTCTGCCGGGCGGCCCGCCGTCGCCGCAGCAGGTCCCAGCACTGGTCGAGGGACTCCTCCAGCTCGCGCAGCCGGGTGCGGGCGTCGTCGTCCGTGCCCGACTCGCCGGC encodes:
- a CDS encoding DUF2630 family protein, with amino-acid sequence MDDKTILNRITELVDEEHRLRADAQAGESGTDDDARTRLRELEESLDQCWDLLRRRRAARQTHGDPDAQGLRPKPAVERYLQ